One Tolypothrix bouteillei VB521301 DNA window includes the following coding sequences:
- a CDS encoding trifunctional serine/threonine-protein kinase/ATP-binding protein/sensor histidine kinase: MLIQLDTIFAIPGYRITQQIYSGSKTLVYQGIREKDQQSVILKLMRNEYPTFHEIAQFRKQYAIAKNLNCAGIVKPYSLESYRNSYVLILEDFGGISLKEYITRVETTQTAFLQQFFHIAVQIASTLHELHCHRIIHKDIKPANILINPTTYEVKLTDFSIASLLPKEIQQLTNPNFLEGTLAYISPEQTGRMNRGIDYRSDFYSLGVTFFELLTGQLPFTTNDSMELVHCHIAKQPPKANSLNSNIPLTISEIISKLMAKNAEDRYHSAFGLKHDLEICKQQWQETGNIIPFQLGEQDISEYFLIPEKLYGRQQEVETLLAAFERVTGGKSEIVLVAGSSGIGKTAVVNEVHKPIVRQRSYFIKGKFDQFQRDIPLSGFLQAFQDLIRQLLSEPEPVLQQWKSKILSALGEQAQVIVDVIPKLEVIIGRQPSVTELSGTAAQNRLNLLFQRFINVFTTKEHPLVIFLDDLQWADTTSLKFIHLLSSKNTALEERTKYFNQEKQTIPEGAFLLIGAYRDNEVSQMHPLSVTLNEIEKTGILINKINLKELNYNSLINLICDTLNCQEALSIPLTKIVLTKTKGNPFFTHQFLKYLHDESILKFDFSHRLWQYNINEVKAIALTDDVVEFMALQLEKLPSKTQAVLKLAACIGNEFDLRTLAIIYEKSEVDTAADLWQSLLDGLVLPETGYQLLVDDSELSSIPNDGYQKYKFVHDRVQQAAYSLIPNNYKQSIHLKIGQLLLSSFSVEERKEKIFILVNQFNVAAELLVDPSERDRLSQMNSIAGRKALASTAYVAAVKYLTTSIQLLPSDTWKTNYDFTLALYETAAEAAYLSGNFELAEQLIEVVLIRAKTLLERTKVYEIKIQAVGAQSKPLPAIDVALGFLKLLGIEFPESPNQTDIQAEMAELTSNLAGRRIEDLIDYPEMTEPHALAAMRILSSVTSFAYQAIPELFPLLVFKQINLSLKYGTSPLSALVYVRYGIILCGVVGDIEFGYRLGKLSLDLLVRFQVKDTISQVLMGFNGTIRLWKEHIREILPSLLEIYSISLETGSLEYGAYALYCYSFYAYFMGGELSLLKQQIENHSHALESTNQIMVLNWNNIYLQSVLNLLNKQENPFELIGEAYNEKEMITYHQQANDSLGLVHLYLCKLQLCYLLADYNKAVENAVNVEKYIEVAVGHLVVTEFHFYDSLAHLAVYPNAEKIEQAKILEKVSVNQEKMQKWAYHAPMNYLHKFYLVEAERCRVLGQYLEAVNSYEQAITLAQENEYVHEAALASELTGKFYLEWGKLKIAKIYIIDAYYDYIRWGSKAKVEDLEKRYAQFLATILQQGKLNTEPATNSSSESRTSLSTSGSNQTVLGSNSSISDSLDLASVVKASIALSGAIELEQLLSTLMEVVMENAGASKCALILSEGDAPSGSRPKGDRLATDVHLIVSAVSSNSTSARIDTAFPSIGLESSNDVPVTLINYVKRTQEIAVIGDLKDKPVLGTDSYILREQPKSLLCIPIINQGKLLGILYLENHLTAEAFTRDRIELLKLITTQAAISLENAILYQNLARVNERLEEYNRTLEEKVSERTREINEKNQHLKKALEELQNTQTQLIQSEKMSSLGQMVAGIAHEINNPINFIHGNINYATEYVESLFDLITIYQQEFSDSSTLAREKAIEIDLDFIEEDLPKLLDSMKVGTSRIRNIVLGLRNFSRLDEAEMKPVDIHEGIDNTLMILHHRFKVKGTLGDRFEIEVIKEYSQLPLVECYPGQLNQVFMNIIANAIDALHDCAEAQGIRLCDGYKPTIRIRTELANNDRVSVRIADNGAGIPEDVSQKVFDPFFTTKSVGSGTGLGLSISYQIVVDKHKGSLTYNSIRGEGTEFVVQIPLTQSHN; encoded by the coding sequence ATGTTGATACAGCTAGATACAATTTTTGCTATTCCTGGCTATCGCATAACTCAACAAATTTACTCGGGAAGCAAAACCCTGGTTTATCAAGGTATTCGGGAAAAAGACCAACAATCGGTTATCTTAAAACTGATGCGGAATGAATACCCAACCTTTCATGAAATTGCTCAGTTTCGCAAACAGTATGCGATCGCTAAAAATCTCAATTGTGCGGGTATTGTCAAACCCTATAGTTTGGAAAGCTATCGCAACAGTTATGTTTTGATTCTGGAAGACTTTGGCGGTATTTCCTTAAAAGAATATATCACTCGTGTAGAAACTACCCAGACAGCGTTTCTACAACAATTTTTTCACATAGCTGTTCAAATTGCCTCTACCCTTCACGAATTACACTGTCATCGCATCATTCATAAAGACATTAAACCTGCTAATATTCTTATTAATCCCACAACATATGAAGTTAAACTGACAGACTTTAGTATTGCTAGTCTCTTACCGAAAGAAATTCAACAACTGACAAATCCCAATTTTTTAGAAGGGACTCTCGCTTACATTTCTCCAGAACAAACAGGAAGAATGAACCGTGGGATTGACTACCGTAGCGATTTCTATTCCCTTGGCGTCACATTTTTTGAACTCCTGACCGGACAGTTACCCTTCACAACAAACGATTCCATGGAGTTGGTGCATTGTCATATTGCCAAACAACCACCCAAAGCTAATTCTTTAAATTCTAATATTCCCTTAACTATATCAGAGATCATCAGCAAGCTCATGGCAAAAAATGCTGAAGATCGCTATCACAGTGCTTTCGGGTTAAAACACGATTTAGAGATATGCAAGCAGCAGTGGCAAGAAACTGGAAATATTATACCCTTTCAGTTGGGAGAACAGGATATTTCCGAGTATTTTTTGATTCCTGAAAAACTCTACGGTCGTCAACAGGAAGTAGAAACTTTACTTGCGGCTTTTGAGCGAGTCACGGGTGGTAAATCTGAAATAGTTTTGGTTGCAGGTTCATCTGGTATTGGTAAGACAGCTGTTGTCAACGAAGTTCACAAACCAATTGTTCGTCAGCGCAGTTACTTTATTAAAGGTAAGTTCGATCAATTTCAACGCGATATTCCTTTATCGGGATTTTTACAAGCTTTTCAAGATTTAATTAGGCAGTTGTTAAGCGAACCTGAGCCCGTTCTTCAACAATGGAAATCTAAAATCTTATCAGCATTAGGCGAACAGGCTCAAGTAATTGTTGATGTTATTCCCAAACTAGAAGTCATTATTGGACGTCAGCCATCAGTCACTGAACTCTCTGGAACTGCTGCTCAAAATCGTTTAAATTTACTATTCCAGAGATTCATTAATGTCTTCACAACAAAAGAACATCCTTTGGTTATCTTTCTGGATGACTTACAATGGGCAGATACAACTTCGTTAAAATTTATTCATTTATTAAGCAGTAAAAATACTGCTTTGGAAGAGCGAACTAAATACTTCAATCAAGAAAAACAAACTATACCTGAGGGAGCTTTTTTACTTATAGGTGCATATCGAGATAATGAAGTCTCTCAAATGCATCCCCTGTCTGTTACTCTCAATGAAATAGAGAAGACAGGAATTTTAATAAATAAAATTAATTTAAAAGAATTAAATTATAACAGTTTAATAAATTTAATTTGTGATACGCTCAATTGTCAAGAAGCTCTATCTATTCCTCTCACAAAGATTGTATTGACGAAAACAAAAGGCAATCCTTTTTTTACTCATCAATTTCTGAAGTACTTACATGATGAATCCATATTAAAATTTGATTTTTCTCATCGTCTTTGGCAGTACAACATTAATGAAGTTAAAGCCATAGCTCTTACAGATGACGTTGTAGAATTTATGGCACTTCAACTAGAGAAGTTGCCAAGCAAAACTCAAGCAGTCTTAAAACTTGCTGCGTGTATAGGTAACGAATTTGATTTAAGAACTCTTGCTATTATCTATGAAAAATCTGAAGTCGATACAGCAGCGGATTTATGGCAATCGTTACTTGATGGTCTTGTTTTACCTGAAACTGGTTATCAGTTATTAGTTGATGACAGCGAACTTTCATCAATTCCTAACGATGGTTATCAAAAGTATAAATTTGTACACGATCGGGTACAGCAAGCAGCCTATTCTCTCATTCCCAACAATTACAAACAGTCAATTCATTTAAAAATTGGGCAATTGTTACTTAGCAGTTTTTCTGTCGAAGAAAGAAAAGAAAAGATTTTTATTTTAGTCAATCAGTTTAATGTAGCAGCAGAACTGCTAGTCGATCCAAGCGAGCGCGATCGACTGTCACAAATGAATTCGATCGCTGGTCGCAAAGCTTTAGCATCAACAGCTTACGTAGCTGCTGTTAAATATTTAACTACCAGCATTCAATTACTACCAAGCGATACCTGGAAAACCAATTATGATTTTACTCTTGCTTTGTATGAAACAGCCGCAGAAGCAGCATACCTAAGCGGTAACTTTGAACTAGCAGAGCAATTGATAGAAGTGGTATTGATACGAGCAAAAACCCTATTAGAGCGAACAAAAGTTTATGAAATTAAGATTCAGGCTGTTGGAGCACAGAGTAAACCGCTACCAGCAATCGATGTTGCACTGGGGTTTTTAAAACTTTTGGGCATTGAGTTTCCAGAGAGCCCCAACCAAACAGATATTCAAGCAGAAATGGCAGAACTTACATCAAATTTAGCTGGCAGACGTATAGAGGACTTAATCGATTACCCAGAGATGACGGAACCTCATGCACTAGCTGCTATGCGTATTTTATCTAGTGTAACGAGTTTTGCCTATCAAGCTATACCTGAGTTGTTTCCTTTACTCGTATTTAAACAAATCAATCTCTCACTTAAGTATGGCACTTCTCCTTTGTCTGCCCTTGTTTATGTTCGTTACGGAATAATACTTTGTGGAGTTGTGGGAGACATAGAGTTTGGCTATAGATTGGGCAAACTCTCTTTAGATCTGTTGGTTAGATTCCAGGTTAAAGATACCATATCACAGGTTCTTATGGGGTTTAATGGAACTATCAGACTTTGGAAAGAGCATATTCGAGAAATATTGCCCTCTCTTTTAGAAATTTATTCTATTAGTTTAGAAACAGGAAGTTTAGAATATGGAGCTTATGCTCTTTATTGTTACTCCTTCTATGCATATTTTATGGGTGGAGAACTTTCACTGCTCAAGCAGCAAATAGAAAATCACAGCCATGCTCTTGAGTCAACCAATCAGATAATGGTGTTAAATTGGAATAATATCTACCTGCAAAGTGTCTTAAATTTATTAAATAAGCAAGAAAATCCATTTGAGTTAATAGGTGAGGCTTATAATGAAAAAGAAATGATAACATATCATCAGCAAGCCAATGACAGCCTTGGTCTTGTGCATTTGTATTTATGCAAGCTTCAGCTGTGTTATTTACTAGCTGATTACAATAAGGCAGTTGAAAATGCTGTTAATGTCGAGAAGTATATAGAAGTGGCAGTTGGGCATTTAGTTGTTACTGAATTTCATTTCTACGATTCTCTGGCACATCTAGCAGTTTATCCTAATGCTGAGAAAATAGAACAAGCAAAAATTCTGGAAAAGGTATCTGTTAATCAAGAAAAAATGCAGAAATGGGCATACCATGCCCCTATGAATTATTTGCATAAATTTTATTTAGTAGAAGCAGAGCGATGTAGAGTTCTGGGTCAATATCTTGAAGCTGTAAATAGTTACGAGCAAGCAATTACCCTTGCTCAAGAAAATGAGTATGTACATGAAGCGGCTCTAGCCAGCGAATTGACTGGTAAGTTTTATCTGGAGTGGGGCAAACTTAAAATTGCCAAAATTTACATAATAGATGCTTATTATGACTATATCCGTTGGGGCTCAAAAGCTAAAGTTGAGGATTTGGAAAAGCGTTATGCTCAATTCCTTGCTACAATTCTTCAACAAGGAAAACTCAACACCGAACCAGCAACGAATAGCTCTAGTGAAAGTCGCACATCCTTATCTACGAGTGGCTCCAATCAAACTGTCCTTGGGTCAAATAGCAGTATTTCCGATTCTTTAGATTTGGCATCTGTTGTAAAAGCTTCAATTGCTCTGTCTGGAGCAATTGAACTCGAGCAGTTGCTGTCTACTTTAATGGAAGTGGTGATGGAGAATGCTGGAGCTTCTAAGTGTGCTCTCATTTTAAGTGAAGGCGATGCTCCCTCTGGGAGCCGCCCAAAGGGCGATCGCTTAGCAACGGACGTGCATCTGATAGTTTCTGCGGTCAGTTCAAATTCAACAAGTGCGCGGATCGACACAGCATTTCCCTCAATCGGTCTCGAATCAAGCAATGATGTTCCCGTGACTTTAATTAACTACGTCAAGCGAACACAGGAAATCGCAGTCATTGGTGATTTAAAAGATAAACCAGTTTTAGGTACTGATAGCTACATTCTTCGCGAGCAACCCAAAAGTCTCTTGTGTATCCCGATTATCAACCAAGGTAAGTTACTGGGTATTCTTTATCTAGAAAATCATTTAACAGCAGAAGCATTTACACGCGATCGCATAGAACTTCTCAAACTTATTACCACTCAAGCAGCAATTTCTCTAGAAAATGCCATACTCTACCAGAATTTGGCACGAGTTAACGAGCGATTGGAAGAATACAACCGTACTTTAGAAGAAAAAGTGTCAGAGAGAACTCGGGAAATTAATGAAAAAAATCAGCATCTGAAGAAAGCTTTAGAAGAGTTACAAAATACCCAAACTCAATTAATTCAAAGTGAAAAAATGTCTTCTTTAGGGCAAATGGTAGCGGGAATTGCTCATGAAATTAATAATCCCATTAATTTTATTCATGGCAATATTAATTACGCTACAGAATACGTAGAATCTTTATTTGATTTAATTACTATATATCAGCAAGAATTCTCAGATTCTTCCACTCTTGCTCGGGAAAAAGCTATTGAAATTGATTTGGATTTTATAGAAGAAGATTTGCCCAAGCTTTTAGATTCCATGAAGGTGGGAACCTCGCGTATTCGGAATATTGTCTTAGGCTTACGCAACTTCTCTCGTTTGGATGAAGCCGAAATGAAACCTGTTGATATTCATGAGGGTATCGATAACACTTTGATGATTCTGCACCATCGATTTAAGGTAAAAGGCACGCTAGGCGATCGCTTTGAGATAGAAGTTATCAAAGAATACAGTCAGCTGCCTTTAGTTGAGTGCTACCCCGGCCAGCTCAATCAGGTATTTATGAATATTATTGCCAATGCGATCGATGCTCTACACGATTGCGCTGAAGCTCAGGGTATACGTTTGTGCGACGGCTACAAACCAACAATTCGCATTCGGACTGAACTTGCAAACAACGATCGCGTCTCGGTTCGGATTGCTGACAATGGTGCTGGGATACCTGAAGATGTGAGTCAGAAAGTCTTCGATCCATTTTTTACCACTAAATCAGTTGGTAGCGGTACGGGCTTGGGATTATCAATTAGCTATCAGATTGTTGTGGATAAACATAAAGGTAGTCTCACTTACAATTCCATACGCGGTGAGGGAACAGAGTTTGTAGTCCAAATTCCGCTAACACAGTCACATAACTAG
- a CDS encoding cytochrome P450, with product MTATISQQSLPLPPGNFGLPLLGETLNFLCDPDYLEKRQKQYGFIFKTNLFGHPTVVTMGADANRQLFTQEKMHLASRWPECTRALLGSGSLLIQTGNEHQNRRKIFHKVFQPKIIEQSFSSIESISRSYLDKWERMGTFNWFPELSKFSLDVACKFLISLDTSNDDHFSKLFEKWGDGLFSVPIPLPWTKFGRALHSRKQLLIRIEEIVRERQQQSHPGQDLLGMLLQAQDEDGNKLSLQEVKEQVLTFLFGGHDTAASTLTSMCLFLAQFPEVLANARAEQRQLGLEEPLTVERLKQMNYLDQVLKEVLRVNPPGAFGFRRVTKEFEVNGYRVPQDWTVVYLFKRSHQDTSVYTQPECFDPGRFAPERAEDKAKPFGYLPFGGGLRECPGKEFAKLEMKLLTAMLLREYEWELVSGQNLNFVQFPTPYPYDGLKVKFRRLASQH from the coding sequence ATGACAGCAACTATTAGCCAGCAATCGCTACCTTTACCTCCTGGTAACTTTGGTCTACCGTTACTTGGTGAAACGCTAAACTTTCTGTGCGATCCAGATTATCTGGAAAAGCGACAGAAGCAATACGGATTTATTTTCAAAACCAATTTGTTTGGGCATCCTACAGTTGTTACAATGGGAGCAGATGCCAATCGCCAATTGTTTACCCAGGAAAAAATGCATCTTGCTAGTAGATGGCCTGAATGTACCAGGGCGTTGCTAGGGTCGGGGTCTTTACTTATCCAAACAGGTAACGAGCACCAAAATCGACGCAAGATTTTCCATAAAGTTTTCCAACCAAAAATCATAGAACAGTCCTTTTCCAGTATAGAAAGTATCTCCCGCAGTTATTTAGACAAATGGGAACGCATGGGTACATTCAACTGGTTCCCAGAACTGAGCAAATTCTCTCTTGATGTTGCTTGCAAGTTTCTCATAAGTTTGGATACTTCTAACGATGACCATTTCAGTAAATTGTTTGAGAAGTGGGGAGATGGTCTATTCTCAGTACCAATACCTTTACCTTGGACTAAGTTTGGTCGAGCATTACACAGTCGCAAGCAACTACTGATACGCATTGAGGAAATTGTCCGAGAGCGTCAGCAGCAATCACATCCCGGTCAAGATCTTTTGGGGATGCTGTTGCAAGCGCAAGACGAAGATGGGAATAAGTTAAGTTTGCAAGAAGTGAAAGAACAAGTCTTAACGTTTCTATTTGGAGGTCACGATACAGCAGCATCAACGCTGACATCAATGTGTCTGTTTCTAGCACAGTTTCCGGAAGTTTTAGCCAATGCTCGTGCAGAACAACGACAGTTGGGGTTGGAGGAACCGCTAACAGTAGAACGTTTAAAGCAGATGAACTATCTGGACCAAGTTCTTAAAGAGGTTTTGCGAGTTAATCCCCCTGGTGCTTTTGGTTTCCGCAGAGTCACGAAGGAATTTGAAGTCAACGGTTATCGCGTTCCCCAAGATTGGACTGTCGTTTACTTATTTAAAAGAAGTCATCAAGACACTTCTGTCTATACACAACCGGAGTGTTTTGACCCAGGACGTTTTGCGCCAGAAAGGGCTGAGGATAAAGCAAAACCATTTGGTTATTTACCTTTTGGCGGTGGGTTACGAGAATGCCCCGGTAAGGAGTTTGCTAAGTTAGAAATGAAACTATTGACAGCAATGTTGCTACGCGAGTATGAGTGGGAACTGGTATCGGGACAAAATTTAAATTTCGTTCAGTTTCCCACACCATATCCTTATGACGGTCTTAAGGTTAAGTTTCGCCGTCTTGCCTCACAGCATTGA
- a CDS encoding terpene synthase family protein: MTQLTFPKLHCPFPSQINKYVDVLEDSSLEWVLRFNLLAKESTYRRFSKSKFFLLAARAYPNCELEELKIGNDWLSWVFIWDDQCDLSELKKQPEALKVYHKRFMEILNGAEPTKNDIPLTHALHDLRQRTFQKASMQWFRHFLLCFEEYFQGCVEEAAVRAQNIVPDIDAYMMIRRCSVGGNLFLTVSEFCNNFMLSDFWRNHYFVDKLKLMTINVLAWCNDIFSASREMASGDVHNIVLVLHYQQQLSLENSLDRAVIMHDREMKSLTSLEACVPVFGNELDSELTQYISIMHAWIRGNLDWYSYTDRYQSVEMLEPVKY; this comes from the coding sequence ATGACTCAATTAACTTTTCCTAAATTACACTGTCCTTTTCCATCTCAAATCAATAAATATGTTGATGTTTTGGAAGATTCTTCTTTAGAATGGGTATTGCGCTTCAATTTACTGGCAAAGGAATCAACTTATCGTCGGTTTTCTAAGTCAAAATTCTTTTTACTAGCTGCACGAGCCTATCCAAACTGTGAGTTAGAAGAATTAAAAATTGGAAACGATTGGTTAAGTTGGGTATTTATTTGGGACGATCAATGCGATCTCTCAGAGTTGAAAAAACAACCTGAAGCTCTAAAGGTGTATCACAAAAGATTTATGGAAATCTTAAATGGAGCGGAACCAACCAAGAATGATATACCTCTAACTCACGCCTTACACGATTTGCGACAGAGGACGTTTCAAAAAGCGAGCATGCAATGGTTTCGTCACTTCCTCCTTTGCTTTGAAGAATACTTTCAAGGATGTGTTGAAGAAGCAGCAGTCCGCGCACAGAACATTGTGCCTGACATTGACGCTTATATGATGATACGCAGATGCAGTGTAGGCGGAAATCTTTTCCTGACAGTGAGTGAATTTTGCAATAACTTTATGCTGAGTGATTTTTGGAGAAATCATTATTTTGTAGACAAGCTCAAACTAATGACAATTAACGTTCTTGCTTGGTGTAATGATATCTTTTCAGCCTCTAGAGAAATGGCAAGTGGTGATGTCCACAACATAGTCTTAGTACTGCACTATCAGCAACAACTTTCTTTAGAAAACTCTCTCGATCGCGCCGTTATTATGCACGATCGAGAGATGAAATCTCTGACAAGCTTGGAAGCCTGTGTACCAGTTTTTGGCAACGAGTTAGATAGTGAATTGACGCAATATATATCCATAATGCATGCTTGGATACGCGGCAATCTCGATTGGTATTCTTATACCGATCGCTATCAAAGTGTCGAAATGTTAGAACCAGTTAAATACTAA
- a CDS encoding chemotaxis protein CheW, with translation MELAENDDIEAFLLESYENLDRIERDIIDLEKASSQGEALVRIYRSLHTLKGNCGFLPFPKLESLAHAGESLLSALRDRLKHSPSGERKLAVTPQIVSILLQTVDSIRQILSQIKTTKHEGNNDYSSLIKALTQLQETEQADTVSALPHSAVKTPILQQSKFVESSDSELPEVSALTASESSHIRVSVSLLDRVMNLVGELVLVRNQVLGFSDQFQDSAFDATCQRLNLITAQLQEGVMKTRLQPMSTIWQKFPRVIRDLALASGKQVQVEMEGADTELDKSIVEAIKDPLTHVVRNCIDHGIELPAERTACGKSTIGHIFLRAFYESGKVNIEIGDDGRGLDPERLKVRAQQLGLMNAIQAASASESEAINLIFLPGFSTSDRVTNLSGRGVGMDIVKSNIEKINGSIEIYSQPGQGTTFKLKIPLTLTIIPALIVTCGGDRYAIPQTSLQELVCLEAEQVLNSIEMLYDVPVYRLRGDLVPLVYLNQVLHIKDKVTHLETLSLVIVQAENCRFGLFVDTIEDILEIVVKPLGKQLQALSLFAGATILGDGKVALIVDVVGLANRAGIITKQKHLLSGDTVAENQDLVNRQQILLFQGPQGTRMGIPLTIAFRLEEIPRSAVEKVGNHYVVQSYNRILPLIDLHTIFGDGEGAFASEADSLALVIVSPYSELSVGLVVDRILDIVDESLTIKGIPSRPGVLLSAVIQGQITEILDIETVIRMSNPYLLQTTNRG, from the coding sequence ATGGAGTTAGCAGAAAATGATGATATAGAAGCATTTCTACTTGAGAGCTATGAAAATCTCGATCGAATTGAACGCGACATTATCGATCTAGAAAAAGCGTCCTCTCAAGGAGAAGCGCTAGTTCGCATTTATCGCTCGCTCCACACCTTAAAAGGGAACTGTGGCTTTTTACCGTTTCCAAAGTTGGAATCACTAGCCCATGCGGGAGAGAGTTTGTTAAGTGCGCTACGCGATCGTCTAAAGCACTCGCCCTCTGGCGAGCGCAAGCTAGCGGTAACTCCTCAAATCGTTAGTATCTTACTCCAGACAGTTGACAGCATCCGGCAGATTCTTTCTCAAATAAAGACGACCAAGCATGAGGGCAACAACGATTACTCATCACTCATCAAGGCTTTAACTCAATTGCAGGAAACCGAACAAGCAGACACAGTGTCTGCATTACCTCACTCTGCTGTTAAGACTCCAATACTACAGCAAAGTAAGTTTGTTGAGTCGAGTGATAGCGAACTTCCAGAAGTGTCAGCCCTAACTGCATCAGAATCTTCTCACATCCGAGTCAGCGTTTCTCTATTAGATCGGGTGATGAACTTAGTCGGAGAACTCGTTTTAGTCCGCAACCAAGTCCTCGGATTTTCAGACCAGTTTCAGGATAGTGCCTTTGATGCGACTTGCCAGCGCCTTAACCTAATTACAGCCCAGTTGCAGGAAGGGGTGATGAAAACTCGTCTACAGCCAATGAGTACCATTTGGCAAAAATTCCCTCGCGTGATTCGCGATTTGGCACTCGCCTCCGGGAAACAAGTTCAGGTAGAAATGGAAGGAGCAGATACGGAACTCGATAAAAGTATTGTAGAAGCCATCAAGGACCCTTTGACTCACGTAGTCCGTAACTGCATCGATCATGGTATTGAGTTACCAGCAGAGCGGACCGCTTGTGGTAAATCAACCATAGGGCACATATTTTTGAGAGCTTTTTATGAAAGCGGTAAAGTCAATATTGAGATCGGCGATGACGGTCGCGGTCTCGACCCAGAACGACTCAAAGTGCGAGCGCAGCAGCTTGGTTTAATGAATGCCATACAGGCTGCGAGCGCAAGCGAGTCGGAAGCGATAAACTTAATTTTTTTACCAGGCTTCTCGACTAGCGATCGGGTAACCAACCTTTCTGGGCGAGGGGTTGGTATGGATATTGTTAAGAGTAATATTGAGAAAATTAACGGCAGCATTGAAATTTACAGTCAACCGGGACAAGGAACGACGTTTAAACTGAAGATTCCATTGACCTTGACAATTATCCCAGCATTAATTGTCACCTGTGGGGGCGATCGCTATGCTATTCCCCAAACGAGCCTGCAAGAGTTAGTTTGCTTAGAAGCAGAACAGGTACTTAATAGTATCGAGATGCTTTACGACGTTCCCGTGTATCGCTTGCGGGGCGATCTTGTACCACTGGTTTACTTAAATCAAGTGTTGCACATCAAAGACAAGGTTACTCATTTAGAAACACTGAGTCTGGTAATTGTCCAAGCTGAGAACTGTCGATTTGGTCTGTTCGTAGACACCATTGAAGATATTCTAGAGATTGTCGTTAAACCTCTAGGAAAGCAGTTGCAGGCACTATCCCTATTTGCAGGCGCTACTATCCTTGGCGATGGCAAAGTAGCATTGATTGTAGATGTCGTCGGTTTGGCAAACCGGGCTGGTATAATCACGAAACAAAAGCATCTGTTGTCGGGCGATACAGTCGCAGAGAACCAAGATCTGGTGAATCGCCAACAGATTTTACTATTTCAGGGTCCCCAAGGTACACGCATGGGTATTCCCCTAACAATAGCATTTCGGCTTGAAGAAATTCCTCGTTCCGCTGTGGAGAAAGTCGGAAATCATTATGTGGTGCAGTCTTACAATAGAATTTTGCCACTGATCGATCTGCATACTATATTTGGTGATGGCGAAGGAGCTTTTGCAAGTGAAGCAGATTCGCTTGCGCTCGTGATTGTCTCTCCCTACTCAGAACTGAGTGTCGGGCTAGTGGTCGATCGCATTCTTGATATAGTAGACGAATCATTAACAATCAAAGGTATTCCTAGCAGACCGGGCGTTCTTTTGAGTGCTGTTATTCAAGGTCAAATTACAGAAATTCTTGACATTGAAACTGTGATTCGGATGTCCAACCCCTATTTACTGCAAACAACCAATCGTGGCTGA
- a CDS encoding chemotaxis protein CheW — MAEQKLCTFFVNEIYFGIDIKYVQEVIRSQVMTHVPLAPPDICGLINLRGQILTAIDLQRRLEMGESFMRSTAKFVDEVQGFNIVVCSEDEEVSLLVDEVGDVLEFTTKTFQPPPATLKGKMRQMLAGAYPLEEGFVLVLDIKKILN; from the coding sequence GTGGCTGAACAAAAACTTTGCACTTTTTTTGTCAATGAAATTTACTTTGGCATTGATATAAAGTATGTTCAAGAGGTGATTCGCTCCCAAGTGATGACTCACGTACCTTTAGCACCACCTGATATTTGTGGGCTCATTAACCTGCGAGGACAAATTTTGACGGCGATCGATTTGCAGAGGCGATTGGAAATGGGCGAGTCGTTCATGCGCTCGACCGCTAAATTTGTAGATGAAGTTCAGGGATTTAATATTGTTGTATGTTCGGAGGATGAAGAAGTTAGCTTGCTCGTTGATGAAGTTGGAGATGTCTTGGAATTTACAACAAAAACCTTTCAACCTCCACCCGCAACGCTAAAAGGTAAAATGCGTCAAATGCTAGCAGGAGCTTACCCACTCGAAGAGGGGTTTGTGCTAGTTCTAGACATCAAAAAAATTTTAAATTAA